A window of Zingiber officinale cultivar Zhangliang chromosome 5A, Zo_v1.1, whole genome shotgun sequence contains these coding sequences:
- the LOC121980722 gene encoding ras-related protein RABF1-like: MGCSSSLPGRNARNLGGLDAENSMATDPKNLRVKLVLLGDSGVGKSCIVLRFVRGQFDPTSKVTIGASFLSQTLALQDSTTVKFEIWDTAGQERYASLAPLYYRGAAVAVVVYDITSEETFRKAQYWVKELQKHASPGIVMALVGNKADLDENRTVSSGDAMEYAEGNGMFFIETSAKTANNINELFQEIAKRLPRTS; this comes from the exons ATGGGGTGCTCCTCCTCTCTTCCAG GCCGAAATGCCAGAAATTTGGGTGGTTTGGATGCTGAAAATTCCATGGCCACTGACCCAAAAAACTTGCGTGTGAAG TTGGTTCTGTTAGGTGATTCTGGTGTGGGTAAAAGCTGCATAGTCCTCCGGTTCGTTCGTGGCCAATTTGACCCTACTTCAAAG GTTACCATCGGTGCATCCTTCTTATCACAAACACTAGCCTTGCAAGATTCCACAACAGTGAAGTTTGAAATATGGGATACAGCTGGACAAGAAAG GTATGCCTCATTGGCTCCTCTTTACTATCGGGGAGCTGCTGTTGCGGTTGTGGTATATGACATAACAAGTGAAGAAACATTTAGAAAAGCACAATATTGGGTTAAG GAACTTCAGAAGCATGCCAGTCCTGGTATCGTCATGGCATTGGTTGGTAATAAGGCTGATTTGGATGAAAATAGGACTGTCTCATCCGGG GATGCCATGGAGTATGCGGAAGGGAATGGTATGTTCTTCATTGAGACATCTGCAAAGACGGCTAATAATATCAATGAACTTTTTCAG GAGATCGCAAAGCGACTTCCTCGGACATCTTAA
- the LOC121979692 gene encoding LOW QUALITY PROTEIN: transmembrane protein 208 homolog (The sequence of the model RefSeq protein was modified relative to this genomic sequence to represent the inferred CDS: inserted 1 base in 1 codon; substituted 1 base at 1 genomic stop codon), which produces MTVTYKFIDLLKKREFGSDGEAKKRKEENRKHMTNLRRLIIASNVIYVLVRMVIFHATFTWKHWIGLLVTSIAYGLPYKQLDSMEQGXDGELLDGXHTGGICGYLHDVIYITSFVQIMSILPGKFWWTYLVIQAFGVYKLSDLL; this is translated from the exons atgacgGTTACCTATAAATTCATAGACCTACTGAAGAAGCGAGAGTTTGGGAGCGATGGTGAAGCCAAGAAGCGGAAGGAGGAGAACAGGAAGCACATGACCAACCTCCGCCGCCTCATCATCGCCTCTAAC GTCATTTATGTTCTAGTGCGAATGGTTATATTTCATGCAACTTTTACTTGGAAGCATTGGATTGGTCTTCTTGTGACATCTATTGCTTATGGGCTTCCATATAAACAACTTGACAGTATGGAGCAAGGGTAAGATGGTGAACTTTTAGATG GTCACACTGGTGGAATTTGTGG TTATTTGCACGATGTGATCTACATAACTAGCTTTGTGCAGATAATGTCCATCTTACCCGGTAAATTTTGGTGGACTTACTTGGTG ATACAAGCATTTGGTGTTTACAAGTTATCTGATCTACTATAA
- the LOC121980723 gene encoding nudix hydrolase 20, chloroplastic-like yields MCYLMACVRLPSAAAASPLASFRVSTLPPRFARPGIRLTKPLRRFASLAASTARAFDWDDVVRVAEEVREDEDPSDLRGYFEKVRLCNRGSDLQSEFVPFLVVDQIVGYVHNRFVDHLRQFEEVFKVNFGKNEAYTGGNVQLHYSLVTPEERTRAVGNAIKCLGGLIPGIRNELYPVKPSFEEPVFFSLERAAAPYFGIKAYGVHMNGYVEINGENFLWIGKRSISKQTFPGMLDHLVAGGLPHGMSCKENLQKECEEEAGIPRSLSNVATSVGAVSYMDMDGYSFKRDVLFCYDLKLPVDFIPKNEDGEVDSFRLVPVTQVANVIRRTKFFKPNCALVIIDFLCRHGYITPDEQGYLKLLQSLRSGDCS; encoded by the exons ATGTGCTATCTCATGGCCTGCGTTCGCCTCCCGTCGGCGGCCGCAGCCAGTCCTCTGGCCTCCTTCCGCGTCTCTACTCTCCCGCCGCGGTTCGCTCGACCCGGAATCAGGCTCACGAAACCCCTGAGGCGATTCGCTTCGCTCGCGGCTTCGACCGCCCGAGCATTCGACTGGGACGACGTCGTTCGGGTCGCCGAGGAGGTTCGCGAAGACGAGGATCCTTCTGATCTCCGTGGGTACTTTGAGAAAGTTCGACTCTGTAACCGTGGATCG GATTTGCAATCGGAGTTTGTACCTTTTCTGGTCGTGGATCAAATTGTGGGATACGTTCATAATCG GTTTGTGGACCACCTAAGACAATTTGAGGaggtttttaaagtaaattttggcAAGAATGAAGCCTATACTGGAGGCAATGTTCAACTGCACTATTCACTTGTGACACCTGAGGAGAGAACAAGGGCAGTTGGAAATGCAATCAAATGCTTGGGAGGGCTGATTCCAGGTATTCGGAATGAG TTATATCCAGTTAAGCCATCATTCGAGGAGCCTGTATTCTTCTCTCTAGAACGTGCTGCTGCACCTTATTTTGGCATAAAG gCATATGGTGTTCATATGAATGGTTATGTGGAGATTAATGGGGAAAATTTTCTATGGATTGGGAAGAGAAGCATTTCAAAGCAAACATTTCCTGGAATGCTTGATCATCTTGTTGCTGGAGGCCTG CCACATGGTATGAGCTGCAAAGAGAATCTCCAGAAGGAATGTGAAGAGGAGGCTGGAATTCCAAGATCTTTGTCCAATGT TGCCACATCAGTTGGTGCTGTATCTTACATGGATATGGATGGATATAGTTTCAAAAGAGACGTTCTCTTCTGTTACGATTTAAAACTCCCTGTTGATTTTATCCCCAAAAATGAAG ATGGAGAGGTGGATAGCTTCAGACTAGTTCCAGTTACTCAGGTTGCAAATGTAATTCGGAGAACCAAGTTCTTCAAACCAAATTGTGCTCTCGTCATTATTGATTTTCTATGCCGCCATGG ATACATAACTCCTGATGAACAGGGTTACTTAAAGCTGCTCCAGAGCCTACGCAGTGGCGATTGCTCCTAA